Proteins encoded together in one Tripterygium wilfordii isolate XIE 37 chromosome 14, ASM1340144v1, whole genome shotgun sequence window:
- the LOC120015061 gene encoding 40S ribosomal protein S3a encodes MAVGKNKRISKGKKGGKKKAADPFAKKDWYDIKSPSVFTTRNVGKTLVTRTQGTKIASEGLKHRVFEISLADLQGGDEDHAYRKIRLRAEDVQGRNVLTNFWGMDFTTDKLRSLVRKWQTLIEAHVDVKTTDSYTLRMFCIGFTKRRPNQVKRTCYAQSSQIRQIRRKMREIMTSQATSCDLKELVRKFIPEMIGKEIEKATSSIYPLQNVFIRKVKILKAPKFDLGKLMEVHGDYSEDVGVKLDRPADETIAEPVEVVGA; translated from the exons ATGGCGGTCGGGAAAAACAAGAGAATTTCGAAAGGAAAGAAAGGAGGCAAGAAGAAGGC GGCCGACCCATTTGCTAAGAAGGACTGGTACGATATCAAGAGTCCTTCTGTCTTCACTACCCGAAACGTTGGGAAGACTCTTGTTACCCGTACCCAGGGTACGAAG ATTGCCTCAGAAGGACTCAAACACCGTGTGTTTGAAATATCACTAGCTGACCTTCAGGGTGGTGATGAAGACCATGCTTACAGAAAGATCAGACTAAGAGCTGAAGATGTTCAAGGGAGGAATGTCCTAACAAACTTTTGG GGGATGGACTTTACCACTGATAAGTTGAGGTCCTTGGTCCGAAAATGGCAGACTTTAATTGAAGCCCATGTGGATGTGAAGACCACTGACAGCTACACTCTGAGGATGTTCTGTATTGGTTTCACCAAGAGGCGCCCAAATCAGGTCAAGAGGACATGCTATGCACAGTCCAGTCAGATCAGACAG ATCCGTCGTAAGATGAGGGAGATCATGACTTCCCAAGCTACTTCTTGTGACTTGAAGGAATTGGTTCGCAAGTTCATTCCTGAGATGATTGGTAAAGAGATCGAGAAGGCAACTTCAAGCATCTACCCCTTGCAAAATGTTTTCATTCGCAAAGTGAAGATCTTGAAAGCTCCCAAGTTTGATCTTGGAAAGTTGATGGAG GTCCATGGTGATTACTCCGAAGATGTTGGTGTGAAGTTGGACAGGCCTGCTGATGAAACAATTGCTGAACCTGTGGAAGTTGTTGGAGCTTAA
- the LOC120015058 gene encoding protein NETWORKED 1B-like yields MATMLHSESRRLYSWWWDSHISPKNSKWLQDNLNDMDSKVKAMIKLIEEDADSFARRAEMYYKKRPELMKLVEEFYRAYRALAERYDHATGELRHAHRTMAQAFPDQVPYVLADESPSGSSNPEAEPQTPEVPHPIRALLDKEDFHKEALELSSTNLHAIKRNGGHLEESDSEVYKRGLKQVNEMFGSAMTPQISKSAEGRMKRVLKVPEAIDNGQSLKDTTSDLSIEKWTPNIQDLCETDWAVKAQNEVRTIKKALAVVEAEKEAVLLHYQQSLQKLSGLERELNHAQNDAGGLDERASRAEIEIKILKEALAKLEAERDAAFLQYNQSLEKISSLETTISAAQEGIKGLNERAMKAEIEAQNLKQELSRLEVEKETGFLKYEQCLEMVSLFQSRISLAEENAGMLNEQTERAETEIKALKQALGELNEENEAAALRYEQCLEKMSKMETEISHAQEDAKAMNSEILMGAAKLKDAEEHCAVLERSKQSLQEEAENLAHKIAMKDQECIKKQNEMEKLQISLQNEHSRFLEVEATLQTLQKLHSQSQEEQKALTSELQNKLQMLHNLETCNHDLQEDFQRIKEENQSLNELKSSSSDSIKNLQSETSSLKKMKEKLEEEVALQVGQSNALQQEIYHLKEELNGLNLSYQSLMQQVQEVGLSPGCLGSSVRNLQEENSELREACRKDSTEKQALYEKVRDRDIVFEKNAILKCSVSELNVILEGSREKVKELQDSCQFLQGEKSSLVAEKAIVLGQLQILAENMQKILEKNASLEDFLSAANIELENLRVKSKGLEDFCQLLQNEKSNLLQERGSLVTELENVEQRLGNLEKRFAKLEEKYIDMEKEKVTTLSQVEQLRGSFDVEQNQHARYIQSSESRLAYLENHVHLLQEESNKSRKKDFEEELDKAVNAQIEIFILQKFIEDLEGKNFSLLIECQKHVEASKLSNKLISELESENLEQQVELEFLSDGIEKLRMAINTVFKAFQYDLVHEQEDKIELEQISLPHILDSIEDLKYSLLSYDDEKQQLLVENSVLSAILGESKLESVELQSEKKNLEQDLEFITEQHGLLQKDKHELLEINRKLILKVSKGEEKEEESKVKLEMRNAENQHLNEAVEKLHNELHNVTDLSDQLNHQILVSEDFLKEKTIELMEVEKRLKSTENMNTELCRTIEELKSESGESKLINQSMEKKLLELSKESAHQKNEIDRLRELKENLEYEVGTLHLEIEEHRTREQHLSSELLERSNEFELWEAEAASFYFDLQVSSIHEVLLEDKIHELTGVCENLQNESTTKSVEVEEMKERVVILENEVGGLKAQLSAYVPVVASLRDNIASLEHNALLRRKLCAAENQEKMGTEVADNEINCRELEEDHDAVVAGGISDLLEMQARIKAVEKAVVEEMDNLAMLECIETNKKPESTMEKAELGNTSNQENNIYLEERECGNELQEIVQLPKTKSEISEVKNGIMMKDIPLDQESDSSLYGTSGRQNGAGNDQMLELWESAEDHTFDAKANDLKKQQGKPPTVTNESHQYKDVIGRNVHPSTELQVEKELGVDRQELPTQSRDPNQEGEKGKILERLASDSHKLAGLQTTVQELKKKMEMKKSSKKAGSPEYERASRQLQAVEETILHLIITNNQLKQDVEESPAPLDNCTSAGLLEFDNVPKTTVTEEARRGSEKLGKLQFELQSIKYVLLKLEDEKRIKGKSRFSQIRTGVLLKNFIYSSRKGRGKKKKKTCFCGCGRPSTSGD; encoded by the exons ATGGCTACTATGTTACATTCTGAGTCAAGGCGTTTGTATTCTTGGTGGTGGGATAGCCACATTAGCCCAAAGAATTCAAAATGGCTTCAAGATAATCTTAATG ATATGGATAGCAAAGTCAAAGCAATGATCAAGCTCATTGAGGAAGATGCAGATTCTTTTGCTAGGAGAGCAGAAATGTACTACAAGAAACGTCCAGAGCTCATGAAATTGGTTGAGGAGTTTTATAGAGCTTATCGTGCACTAGCAGAGAGGTATGATCACGCAACTGGGGAGCTCCGCCACGCTCATCGCACCATGGCCCAAGCATTTCCGGATCAAGTACCATATGTTCTAGCTGATGAATCGCCCTCAGGTTCTTCAAATCCGGAAGCTGAGCCTCAGACACCAGAAGTTCCACACCCCATTCGTGCATTGCTTGACAAAGAGGATTTTCATAAAGAAGCTTTGGAACTCTCTTCAACCAATCTGCATGCAATAAAAAGGAATGGAGGGCACTTGGAAGAGTCAGACTCTGAAGTATACAAAAGGGGTTTAAAGCAGGTTAATGAGATGTTTGGCTCCGCAATGACACCACAAATTTCGAAAAGTGCAGAAGGAAGGATGAAAAGAGTTTTGAAGGTACCTGAAGCAATAGACAATGGACAAAGTTTGAAAGACACCACCTCTGACTTATCCATTGAGAAATGGACTCCGAACATCCAGGATCTCTGTGAGACTGATTGGGCTGTTAAAGCTCAGAATGAAGTTCGAACCATAAAGAAAGCTCTAGCAGTGGTTGAAGCTGAAAAGGAAGCTGTCCTTCTCCACTATCAGCAGAGTTTGCAGAAGTTATCTGGCCTTGAGAGGGAACTTAATCATGCACAAAATGATGCTGGAGGGCTTGATGAGCGAGCAAGCAGAGCtgaaattgaaatcaaaataCTGAAGGAAGCACTTGCTAAACTTGAAGCAGAGAGGGATGCTGCTTTTCTTCAGTACAATCAATCTTTAGAAAAAATATCAAGTCTAGAGACTACGATATCTGCGGCCCAAGAGGGTATAAAAGGACTTAATGAGCGAGCGATGAAGGCAGAAATAGAAGCTCAAAATCTTAAGCAAGAACTTTCCAGATTGGAGGTTGAAAAGGAAACTGGTTTTCTTAAGTATGAGCAATGTCTTGAGATGGTGTCTCTTTTCCAGAGCAGAATCTCACTTGCTGAGGAAAATGCTGGAATGCTGAACGAGCAAACTGAAAGGGCAGAAACTGAAATTAAGGCACTGAAGCAGGCTCTTGGTGAACtgaatgaagaaaatgaagctgcaGCTCTTCGGTATGAGCAGTGCTTAGAGAAAATGAGTAAGATGGAGACTGAAATTTCCCATGCACAAGAGGATGCCAAAGCAATGAACAGTGAAATTTTAATGGGAGCTGCGAAACTGAAAGATGCGGAAGAGCACTGTGCCGTCTTGGAGAGATCAAAGCAGTCTCTTCAGGAAGAGGCAGAGAACTTGGCTCATAAAATAGCGATGAAGGATCAAGAATGTATTAAGAAGCAAAATGAAATGGAGAAGCTTCAGATTTCACTGCAAAATGAGCACTCACGTTTTCTTGAAGTTGAAGCCACTCTCCAAACTTTACAGAAGCTGCATTCTCAATCTCAAGAAGAGCAGAAAGCTCTGACATCAGAGCTTCAAAATAAGTTGCAAATGTTGCACAATTTGGAGACATGCAACCATGATCTGCAAGAAGACTTTCAGCGCATTAAGGAAGAAAACCAGAGCCTGAATGAATTGAAGAGCTCTTCCTCCGATTCAATAAAGAATCTGCAAAGTGAAACTTCTAgcttgaagaagatgaaagagaaGCTTGAAGAGGAGGTTGCACTGCAAGTGGGGCAAAGTAATGCCCTTCAACAAGAGATTTACCATTTAAAGGAGGAACTCAATGGCTTGAACCTAAGTTACCAGTCTCTAATGCAACAAGTGCAAGAAGTGGGGTTGAGTCCTGGATGCCTTGGGTCATCTGTGAGAAACTTGCAAGAGGAGAACTCAGAGCTGAGAGAAGCATGCAGAAAGGACAGTACTGAGAAGCAAGCTCTATATGAGAAGGTGAGGGACAGGGACATAGTCTTTGAGAAGAATGCTATTCTGAAGTGCTCGGTGTCAGAATTGAATGTCATCTTGGAAGGGTCAAGGGAAAAGGTCAAGGAATTGCAAGACTCCTGCCAGTTTCTCCAGGGAGAAAAATCTAGTCTTGTAGCTGAAAAAGCCATTGTACTCGGTCAGTTACAGATTTTGGCTGAGAATATGCAGAAAATCTTGGAGAAAAATGCCTCGCTGGAGGACTTCCTATCTGCAGCCAACATCGAGCTTGAAAATTTGAGGGTAAAGTCAAAAGGCTTGGAGGACTTCTGCCAGCTACTCCAAAATGAGAAATCCAATCTTCTTCAAGAAAGAGGCTCACTGGTTACAGAGCTGGAAAATGTTGAACAGAGACTGGGAAACCTGGAAAAGAGGTTTGCAAAActagaagaaaaatatattgatatggAAAAGGAGAAGGTAACCACCCTTTCTCAAGTGGAGCAACTACGGGGTTCCTTTGATGTGGAGCAAAACCAGCATGCACGCTATATACAGTCAAGTGAGTCCCGTTTAGCATATCTGGAAAATCATGTCCATCTGTTGCAAGAAGAAAGTAATAAGTCAAGGAAGaaagactttgaagaagaacTGGATAAGGCCGTGAATGCTCAGATTGAAATTTTCATCTTGCAGAAATTCATTGAAGATTTGGAAGGAAAGAATTTCTCTCTATTGATTGAATGTCAGAAACATGTTGAGGCATCCAAATTATCGAATAAACTGATATCAGAGCTAGAGAGCGAAAATCTTGAACAGCAGGTGGAATTAGAATTCTTGTCAGATGGAATTGAAAAGCTAAGAATGGCCATAAATACAGTGTTCAAGGCTTTCCAATATGATTTAGTTCATGAACAGGAAGATAAGATTGAACTTGAGCAAATCTCCCTCCCCCATATTTTGGATAGTATTGAGGACCTGAAATATTCGCTATTGAGCTATGACGACGAGAAGCAGCAGCTGCTGGTTGAGAATTCAGTGCTCTCAGCTATCCTGGGAGAATCGAAATTGGAGAGTGTTGAACTTCAGTCAGAGAAGAAAAATCTTGAACAGGATTTGGAGTTCATTACAGAGCAGCATGGGTTGCTCCAAAAAGATAAACATGAGCTTCTGGAGATCAACAGGAAGTTAATACTGAAAGTGAGCAAGGGTgaagaaaaggaggaagaaTCAAAGGTCAAATTAGAAATGAGAAATGCAGAAAATCAACATCTGAATGAAGCAGTTGAGAAGTTGCACAATGAGCTGCATAATGTCACAGATTTAAGTGATCAACTGAACCATCAAATTTTAGTGAGCGAGGATTTCTTGAAAGAGAAGACAATAGAACTTATGGAAGTAGAAAAGAGGCTCAAGTCCACAGAAAACATGAATACAGAATTGTGCAGAACCATTGAGGAACTGAAGAGTGAGAGTGGagaatcaaaactaatcaatcAGAGTATGGAGAAGAAGCTTCTTGAGCTGTCTAAGGAGAGTGCACAtcagaaaaatgaaattgacCGCCTTCGtgaattaaaagaaaatctggAATATGAAGTGGGTACATTACATTTGGAAATTGAAGAACATAGAACTAGAGAACAGCACTTGAGTTCAGAGCTGCTGGAGAGAAGCAACGAGTTTGAGCTTTGGGAGGCTGAAGCTGCATCATTTTATTTTGATCTTCAAGTCTCCTCAATTCATGAAGTTCTGCTTGAAGATAAGATTCATGAGCTTACTGGAGTTTGTGAAAACCTTCAAAATGAGAGCACTACAAAAAGTGTAGAGGtagaagaaatgaaagaaagagtTGTTATCTTAGAAAATGAAGTTGGAGGACTGAAGGCTCAGTTGTCTGCATATGTTCCTGTCGTAGCATCTCTAAGAGATAATATAGCATCTCTAGAGCACAATGCACTTCTTCGGAGAAAGCTTTGTGCGGcagaaaatcaagagaaaatg GGTACAGAAGTGGCAGATAATGAAATAAACTGTCGAGAACTCGAAGAGGATCATGATGCTGTGGTCGCTGGTGGAATTTCAGATTTGCTGGAGATGCAAGCTAGAATTAAAGCCGTTGAGAAGGCAGTGGTGGAAGAGATGGATAACCTCGCAATGCTGGAATGCATTGAGACAAACAAGAAGCCGGAAAGTACCATGGAAAAGGCAGAATTGGGAAACACttcaaatcaagaaaacaaCATTTACTTGGAAGAGAGGGAATGTGGGAACGAGCTCCAGGAAATTGTTCAGTTGCCGAAGACAAAATCTGAAATTTCTGAGGTAAAAAATGGGATTATGATGAAAGATATCCCACTTGATCAAGAATCAGATAGTTCATTGTATGGAACAAGTGGGAGACAAAATGGTGCGGGCAATGATCAGATGCTTGAGCTATGGGAATCTGCTGAGGACCATACTTTTGATGCAAAAGCGAATGACCTTAAAAAGCAGCAAGGCAAACCACCAACTGTGACCAATGAATCCCATCAGTATAAAGATGTAATAGGAAGGAATGTGCATCCTTCAACAGAATTGCAGGTTGAGAAGGAGCTAGGTGTTGACAGACAAGAGTTACCCACGCAAAGCAGGGACCCAAATCAAGAAGGGGAGAAGGGAAAGATCCTGGAGAGACTTGCTTCTGACTCTCATAAATTAGCGGGTCTTCAAACAACTGTGCAAGAACTGAAGAAGAAAATGGAGATGAAGAAGAGTAGCAAAAAGGCTGGGAGCCCTGAATATGAAAGAGCAAGTAGACAGTTGCAAGCAGTAGAAGAGACTATTCTGCATCTAATAATTACGAACAATCAATTAAAGCAGGATGTTGAAGAAAGTCCAGCACCCCTTGATAATTGCACTTCTGCTGGCTTGCTTGAATTTGACAATGTTCCTAAAACCACGGTGACAGAAGAGGCTCGGAGAGGATCTGAAAAGCTCGGAAAGTTACAGTTTGAGTTGCAGAGCATCAAGTATGTTTTGCTTAAACTGGAGGATGAAAAGAGAATCAAAGGTAAAAGCAGATTTTCGCAGATCAGAACCGGGGTCCTGCTGAAGAACTTCATTTATAGTAGTAGGAAAGGGCgcggaaagaagaagaagaagacttgTTTCTGTGGGTGCGGTAGACCTTCAACCAGTGGCGACTGA
- the LOC120014359 gene encoding protein tesmin/TSO1-like CXC 3 — translation MDTPEKTQIGNHFSKFEDSPVFNYINSLSPIKPVKSIHITQSFNSITFASPPSVFTSPHVSSQKESRFLRRHNCPDLPPDLPKPVSSDNGKKICPREVVGDATRLYDNTADLHENFKPMVFIGGAPVEQSSEHSRFSIELPSTLKYDCGSPDSDPTLCCGTVSNSASQLAGSSASLVPLVQEASEKGSLECEAGLENMCQTEQRNEGTGCDWESLISDAADLLIFNSPGDTDAFKGLMGRPMDPGTIFHTSLVSHYSQDRISNAHKMQLVDPVGFSEQQQTKDPSSLIGETDINQGSHDNETLDQSMTSNTDVIVDNQNVPSLHRGVRRRCLDFETVAAHWKKVGDGSKTSSLLSESDEMINSKDKHLVPARPGNDSRRILPGIGLHLNALAITLKENNSIRHEILPSGSQQLRLPGSTASFQPPTTVQQPVDEPLTSASTERDIVPSENGAQLTEEASAATSYLVSEEFNHMSPRKKRRRTEHAGESDACKRCNCKKSKCLKLYCECFAAGVYCIEPCSCQECFNKPIHEDTVLATRKQIESRNPLAFAPKVIRSSESIPEIGEDSNNTPASARHKRGCNCKKSNCLKKYCECYQGGVGCSINCRCEGCKNAFGQKDGFALGAGAEPEEEDTEASEKKGLDKTLQVAEIQNDEQQNPSALPATPLQLSRPLLQLPFSSKNKPPPSVIVSGSTSQFVASTKRYGKPNILRSQPMTEKHCQTIQEDEIPEILRGSCSPSTGIKTASPNKKRVTPPYYDMSSSSSPGLRSGRKLVLQSIPSFPSLTPQQ, via the exons ATGGACACACCAGAGAAGACACAGATCGGCAATCATTTCTCTAAATTCGAG GATTCCCCGGTCTTTAATTATATCAACAGTCTTTCTCCTATCAAGCCAGTCAAGTCCATACACATTACCCAGTCGTTCAACTCAATTACATTTGCATCCCCACCATCGGTTTTCACTTCACCCCATGTCAGTTCTCAGAAAGAATCTAGATTCCTGAGAAG GCATAACTGCCCGGATTTACCCCCAGATCTACCCAAACCTGTTTCATCTGATAATGGGAAGAAAATCTGTCCAAGGGAGGTTGTTGGGGATGCAACTCGGCTATATGATAATACAGCTGATTTACATGAAAATTTTAAGCCAATGGTTTTCATTGGAGGAGCTCCTGTCGAGCAGTCTAGTGAACATTCAAGGTTTTCAATTGAGCTGCCAAGCACCTTAAAATATGACTGTGGTAGCCCCGACTCTGACCCAACACTTTGTTGTGGCACGGTTTCAAATTCTGCATCTCAGTTGGCTGGCTCCTCAGCATCGCTTGTACCACTTGTTCAGGAGGCCTCTGAGAAGGGTTCCTTAGAGTGTGAAGCAGGCCTAGAAAATATGTGCCAGACTGAGCAAAGGAATGAAGGGACAGGATGTGACTGGGAGAGTTTGATTTCTGATGCTGCTGACCTATTGATTTTCAATTCTCCTGGTGATACTGATGCTTTCAAAGGGCTCATGGGAAGACCAATGGATCCTGGAACAATATTTCATACTTCTCTTGTTTCACACTACTCACAAGATCGTATTAGCAATGCGCATAAAATGCAACTAGTTGATCCAGTTGGTTTTAGTgaacaacaacaaacaaaagatCCTTCCTCTCTAATTGGAGAAACCGATATAAACCAGGGCAGTCACGACAATGAGACTCTTGATCAAAGCATGACTAGCAATACAGATGTGATAGTCGACAATCAG AATGTTCCTAGTTTACATCGTGGCGTGCGAAGGCGCTGCTTAGATTTTGAGACAGTAGCTGCTCACTGGAAGAAAGTTGGTGATGGTTCAAAAACTAGTTCTTTATTATCAGAGTCTGATGAGATGATTAACTCTAAAGATAAGCATCTGGTGCCTGCCAGACCTGGTAATGATTCACGGCGCATTCTACCCGGAATTGGTTTGCACTTAAATGCACTTGCAATAACTTTGAAGGAAAACAATAGCATCAGGCATGAAATTTTGCCTTCCGGAAGTCAACAACTAAGATTGCCTGGATCCACTGCCTCGTTTCAGCCCCCTACAACTGTTCAACAACCTGTTGATGAACCTTTGACTTCAGCCTCAACTGAAAGAGATATTGTTCCATCTGAAAATGGTGCTCAGCTTACAGAGGAGGCTTCTGCGGCAACCTCATATTTAGTTAGTGAAGAGTTCAATCACATGAGCCCAAGAAAGAAAAG GCGTAGAACAGAACATGCTGGAGAAAGTGATGCTTGCAAGCGTTGTAACTGTAAGAAATCAAAATGTCTGAAACT TTATTGTGAATGCTTTGCTGCCGGTGTCTACTGTATAGAGCCATGTTCATGTCAAGAATGCTTCAACAAACCTATCCATGAGGACACTGTCCTTGCAACTCGCAAACAGATTGAGTCTCGCAATCCACTTGCATTTGCTCCCAAAGTTATTAGGAGTTCAGAATCTATTCCCGAAATAGGG GAAGACTCAAACAACACACCAGCTTCGGCACGACATAAAAGAGGATGCAACTGCAAAAAATCTAATTGCCTAAAGAAATACTGTGAATGCTACCAG GGTGGCGTTGGATGCTCCATTAACTGCAGATGTGAAGGGTGCAAGAATGCATTTGGTCAAAAGGATG GTTTCGCTCTCGGGGCAGGGGctgaaccagaagaagaagatactGAAGCATCTGAAAAGAAAGGACTGGATAAAACTTTACAGGTTGCTGAGATTCAGAATGATGAACAGCAGAATCCCTCTGCTCTTCCTGCGACACCGTTACAGCTTAGCAG ACCATTGCTTCAGCTGCCATTTTCATCCAAGAACAAACCGCCACCATCCGTTATTGTTAGTGGATCAACTTCTCAATTCGTTGCTAGTACCAAAAGATATGGAAAACCTAATATTCTTCGATCTCAACCGATGACGGAAAAACATTGCCAAACCATTCAAGAAGATGAAATCCCCGAAATTCTGCGAGGCAGCTGTTCACCCAGCACCGGCATCAAGACTGCTTCTCCTAATAAGAAAAGAGTCACTCCTCCTTACTATGACATGAGTTCCTCCTCCTCTCCTGGTCTAAGGAGTGGCCGGAAGTTGGTATTGCAATCAATACCTTCATTTCCTTCTCTCACTCCCCAGCAATGA